The DNA segment gtaacactgtaacacttaAACACTTGAGCCACTGTATCACTGAGCCACTGACACGAGCCacttgtaacactgtaacatgttaacactgagCCACGTAAAACACTTTGTAAACACTGAGCCACTTATCACTTGAGCCACCTGTACATGTAACACTGGCCACTGATCACTGTAACAACGTAACACTTGAGCCCACTGTATCACTGTAACTGAGCCCTGTAACCTgagccactgtaacactgtgtaacactgagccactgtatCTGTAACACTTGTAACACTGTAAACTTAGCCACTTATCACTGTATCACTGGCCACTGTTGTAACCTGAGCCACTGTTGTTGtaaacactgagccactgtaacactgtaacactgagccactgtttgtaacactgagccactgtaacactgtaaacacacactgagcccACTTATCACGCGCCCTGTACACTAGCCACTGTAAACATGACACTGTaccactgtaacactgagcaactgtaacactgagccacGTAACACTGAACACTTAACACTGTATCAGAGCCATGTACCACTGAGCCacttgtaacactgtaacactgaggcCACTGTAAACTGAGCCACTGTATATCACgagccactgtaacactgtaacccACTAGCCACGTTGTAACACgtaacactgagccactgtatcactgagccactgtatcactgagccactgtaacactgagccacttTAACACTAGCCCACTAACACTGGAGCACTTTGCAACCCTGAGCCCTGTATCACTGTAACACtgacactgtaacactgagccactgtaacactgagccactgtaacctgtaacaacactgagccactgtatCACTGTTAACACTGTACACTGAGACACTGTAACCACTTTGTaccactgtaacactgagcaTGTAACACTGAGCCACCGTACAACTGTTACTGagacactgtaacactgtacaTGAGCCACTGTAACTGTATCACTGAGCCACgctaacactgtaacactgagccacGTACACTGAGCCACTGttaaacactgtaacactgcGCCACTGAACACGAGCCACTGTCCCACTGTCTCACTGagacactgtaacactgtaacactgagccactgtatcactgtaacactgagacactgtaacactgtaactcCGAGCCATtgtaacactgagccactgtaacactgtaacactgagccactgtaacactgtaacactgagccactgtaacactgtatcACTGagacactgtaacactgttAACACTGAGCCACTTGTACACTGTTATCCACTGTAACACTTACCCCTGCGCCACTGTAACCACTGTATCACTGTAACACTGTATCACTGAGCCACTGTacctgtaacactgtaacactgagccattgtaaacactgtaacactgagccactgtatCACTGAGCCACTTGTAACACTGTTAAACGAGCCACTGGTATCATGTACACTGTAACTACGAGCCCACTGTATCACTGTAACCCTGAgccactgtaaaacactgagccactgtaacCACTGTACACACgtaacactgagccactgtatCACTGTAACACTTAACATGTAACACTGAGCCACGCTATCACTTTCATGAGCCCACGGGtgtaacactgagccactgtacCACGAGCACGTACACTttaacactgagccactgtaaAACCACTGAGCCACTTAACCCTGTAACACTGGCCACGTTGTACACTGCgccactgtaacactgagccaACTGTCTgaacactgagccactgtaacaCTGCTAACATgagccactgtaacactgagccactgtaacTTAACTGAACACTGTATACTgagccactgtaacactgagccactgtaacaCGTAACACTAGGCCCACTGTAACATGAGCACTGTAtcactgagccactgtaacCCTGTAACACTATCCACTGTAACTGTAACCCTGAGCCACTGTATCACGAGCCACTTGTATCACTGAGCCACTGTACATGGCCACTGTAACACTGACCACTGTAACACGAGCCACTGTACACTGAGCCACTGTATCCCTGTAACacgtaacactgtaacactgagccacttTGTAACACTGAAGCCACTGTAAACACTGCTTGTAACACTGAGCCAACTGTATCACTGTAACACTGTATCACTGagcactgtacacactgtaacactgtaaccaCTGGCCACTGTACACGAGCACTGTAACAACTGTTCACTGCACACTGAACACGTAACACTGGCCCTGACACTGTATCACTAGCCCTGTAACACTGTAACCTgagccactgtaacactgagccactgtaacaCCTGTACCACAGCCACTGTAAACACGGCCACGTAACACTGTAATCACTGGACACTGAACACTGTAACGAGCCCCTGTATCACTGTTAACACGAgacactgtaaactgtaaccGATCCCATTGTAAAAACACTGagcactgtaacactgtaacatgaGCCACTGAACCACTGTACACTGaccactgtaacactgtatcACTGAGgacactgtaaactgtaacactgagccacttACCACTGTATTCACTGTACACTGTAACACGAGTCACTTACCACTGATTCACGTAACACTGTATCCTGAGCCAtgtaacactgagccactgaccactgagccactgtaacCTGTAACACTGAGCCATGGTCGCCCATTCATGAGTTAAAGTCTCAATGAAACGAAACTCTGTCCAATCAGATCACTCGGTCTGAACTTCtgttaaataatattaattcaGACACTGAGTTTAAACCAGATTAACGAAATCTAGCAAAGCGTCAGGATCCTCCAGAAGCTTTCATCAGGAACAAACCAACAGAGAACGTTCGACATCTCGGTTGAATGTTTCTGAATCAGATTCCTGCTTTTGCTGCGGACGTCAGTCCAACTGCAGGGGGGCTGCTTCCGAACGCCAagctcctccctcctcctcctcctcttcgcttcctctctcctctccttcctttatTACCTTCTCAGCCTTTCCAGGAATcttggcagcagcagtgttaaGCTGCAGAGCATCACATTGTCACCACATGAactccatgctgctgctgggccgcataattattattataattaatgtaattacgataattttaatgataaattatgttttcatgttgatcCGAATCAGCTGTTTATCTACACCTGGACTCACCTGATGGTCCTGGTTCCGGTTccggtcctggtcctggtcccgTTCCTGGTCCCGGTCCCGGTCCCGTTCCTGGTCCCGGTCCCGGTCCAGTCTGCAggtccagcagcagtctgtcTCGGACCCAGCTGTACTCGTCCAGGGCCCGGATGAAGGCGTGGAAAGCGCGTGGCCCGCGGGCCGGAAGCAGGTCGAGCAGCTTCAGGGTCCGCTTCCGGTCGGTCAGCTGAGCCTCGATGAGCTGCACGTGC comes from the Larimichthys crocea isolate SSNF unplaced genomic scaffold, L_crocea_2.0 scaffold3159, whole genome shotgun sequence genome and includes:
- the LOC104938685 gene encoding death domain-containing protein CRADD-like, with product MDPVHKDLLRAHRLELSGQLLVTDTIVPLLFQEDVLTEAHVQLIEAQLTDRKRTLKLLDLLPARGPRAFHAFIRALDEYSWVRDRLLLDLQTGPGPGPGTGPGPGPGTGPGPGPEPEPGPSGESRCR